DNA from Amorphoplanes friuliensis DSM 7358:
GAAACCCTCGAAGGTCGTCTCGTCGGTGAGGTCGGCGCCGAAGACACGTTCGCTGAAGGAGCCCCGGGTGTCGGCGCCCCAGCGCGGCATCGACATCGAGGTCAGCGACCCGTCCGCGGCGACCGTCAGGGTGACCTCGTGGTATCCGGCGTCGACCCGGATCCGGGCGACGGCCCGGTCGGCGTCGAGCGGCTGCCATTTCACCCGGCTGCTCAGCGCGGCGGCCGGGGCGACGATCAGCAGGTCACCGGCCAGCCGGGCGGCAGAGCTGCGGGTGAGGTCGGGCCCGTCGGCGGTCCGCACGGGCACCCGGGAGAGCAGCCGCCAGCGTTTCTGTCCGGTCAGGCGCGTGTAGCGGTCGAAGCCGGTGACCGGCATCCCGGCCATCGTGCCGTTCGCCGCCCAGACAAAACCGCGGGCCGGTGACAGGCGCTGGGTCGCGGAGAAGTCACGCCAGGCGCTGTCGCGGACCGTGCCGTGCGTGGTGACCTCCACCGCGGTCAGCAGCGGCGTCTCCGGGGCGATCGAGTGGGTCAGCCAGCGCCGGACCGGCTCCGGCAAAGCGGACAGGTCACCCTCGCCGAAGACAGCAGGCTTGCCGGTGGCCTCGCCGAGGTCGCCCCAATCGGTACGCACGTCGTCGGTGAGTCCACGCGGATAAGCCATGAAGTGCCCTTCGGGTCGGTGTGCCGCCACCGTACGCCTGATCAGGGCGAGATCTCCCAGTCGGCGAGGATCGACGCGGCGTGCTCGCCGGGAAGGGCGGGTGCTCCCACCGGCCCGGGCGGGGTGGCCGAGAAGCGCGGCGCCGGTGCCGGCTGGCGCACCCCGTCGCGGTCGGCCAGCGTGGCGCGGTGCACCAGGTGCGGGTGGCGGGCAGCCTCGGCGAACGACAGCACCGGCGCCACGCACGCCTCGGTGCCCTCGAAGATCACCGCCCATTCGTCGCGGGTGCGGGTCGCGAAG
Protein-coding regions in this window:
- a CDS encoding DUF6544 family protein, which translates into the protein MAYPRGLTDDVRTDWGDLGEATGKPAVFGEGDLSALPEPVRRWLTHSIAPETPLLTAVEVTTHGTVRDSAWRDFSATQRLSPARGFVWAANGTMAGMPVTGFDRYTRLTGQKRWRLLSRVPVRTADGPDLTRSSAARLAGDLLIVAPAAALSSRVKWQPLDADRAVARIRVDAGYHEVTLTVAADGSLTSMSMPRWGADTRGSFSERVFGADLTDETTFEGFTIPGTVVAGWDHGTAAWADGQFLRYTVDAAHYR